A region from the Leishmania panamensis strain MHOM/PA/94/PSC-1 chromosome 20 sequence genome encodes:
- a CDS encoding hypothetical protein (TriTrypDB/GeneDB-style sysID: LpmP.20.1150), giving the protein MSARMQVPLSQRRHTNIAVVRYSKNGVKLEIACYKNKVISYRSGTENRLDEVLQVERIFANVARGYLASEKEIQTVFGGEMTELEAIKYMLNHGELQVAQQERTAEVDEMFKDIAVIISQKCINTKTQRPFPSQVIEQALRSIGAAVKLDQPVKKQALSLMHLLIDSNVIPIARANMKIRCTTTSEAALEKLRVWCGDNDADVEKVTVMSNASGTDNGGVGHSLVLLMQPNLFRDLDHFIKEELPSGSTTHMVDAVVTEIGDSDFLLDAKTVSRANAQPGRAEETATMSGSRRATATPSLSSAGGVSGGRTDVSIVLGWNAENASSEQHPSYGEGQRGRRGKKKSTARHDHRGRRNDDSDDDDLLDSGTDGSAKGGVTVGLDIAAELHKLNLDPSRNFQDDSDDDGGRGRGGKGKRNKKNASGTGGVPPQSQVDGAKKADVGAIAMDDNDEGDRKGKKAKKNAKKGKKVESAKSVPEVEKTFSDSDEELMGNRKQRAKKQQEAHAQQGGNDWEEEGFDYSEEEEVGEQVN; this is encoded by the coding sequence ATGAGCGCTCGTATGCAGGTTCcgctgtcgcagcggcgacacacGAACATCGCCGTCGTACGGTACTCAAAAAACGGGGTCAAGCTGGAGATCGCCTGCTACAAAAACAAAGTCATCTCGTACCGCAGTGGCACCGAGAATCGCTTGGATGAAGTACTCCAGGTCGAGCGCATTTTCGCGAACGTCGCGCGCGGCTATCTCGCCTCAGAGAAGGAGATTCAGACTGTTTTTGGGGGTGAAATGACAGAATTGGAAGCCATCAAGTACATGCTGAACCACGGAGAACtccaggtggcgcagcaggagcgcacAGCGGAGGTGGATGAAATGTTCAAGGATATTGCCGTCATCATTTCGCAGAAGTGCATCAATACCAAGACGCAGCGCCCCTTTCCCTCACAAGTGATAGAACAGGCACTCCGCTCCATCGGGGCTGCCGTGAAGCTTGATCAGCCAGTAAAGAAGCAAGCGCTGAGCCTCATGCACCTCCTCATTGACTCCAACGTCATCCCCATCGCGAGGGCCAACATGAAGATCCGTTGCACGACAACATCCGAGGCGGCGCTCGAGAAACTCCGTGTCTGGTGCGGCGATAATGACGCCGATGTGGAGAAGGTGACAGTGATGAGCAATGCAAGCGGCACTGACAATGGCGGTGTCGGCCACTCTCTGGTGCTACTAATGCAGCCAAACCTATTTCGAGACCTCGATCACTTCATCAAAGAGGAGCTTCCCTCTGGTAGTACGACCCACATGGTGGACGCCGTCGTGACTGAGATTGGTGATTCGGATTTTCTGCTCGACGCCAAGACTGTCTCGCGTGCCAATGCGCAGCCAGGACGTGCAGAGGAGACGGCGACCATGAGCGGCTCGAGACGCGCGACAGCCACACCATCGTTGTCATCCGCTGGCGGGGTTAGCGGTGGTCGCACAGACGTGAGCATAGTCCTCGGCTGGAACGCGGAGAACGCCTCTAGTGAACAGCACCCAAGTTATGGTGAAGGCCAGAGGGGCCGCCGcggcaagaaaaagagcactGCGCGACACGATCATCGAGGTCGACGGAACGACGATAGTGATGACGATGATCTTCTGGACAGCGGCACGGACGGCTCTGCGAAGGGTGGCGTGACTGTTGGCCTAGACATCGCGGCTGAGTTACATAAGCTTAACCTGGATCCCTCACGCAACTTTCaagacgacagcgacgatgacggGGGCCGCGGGCGCGGTGGCAAGGGCAAGAGGAACAAGAAGAATGCCAGTGGCACCGGTGGTGTCCCACCGCAGAGCCAAGTCGATGGGGCCAAGAAGGCCGATGTCGGTGCCATAGCGATGGATGACAATGACGAAGGTGAccgaaagggaaagaaggcgaagaaaaaCGCAAAGAAGGGTAAGAAGGTGGAGTCGGCCAAGTCAGTGCCGGAGGTGGAGAAAACCTTCAgtgacagcgacgaggagctgatggGCAACCGCAAGCAGCGCgccaagaagcagcaggaggcgcaTGCGCAGCAGGGCGGCAACGActgggaggaggaaggcttTGACtacagcgaagaagaagaggtgggAGAGCAGGTGAACTAG
- a CDS encoding hypothetical protein (TriTrypDB/GeneDB-style sysID: LpmP.20.1160) — MASIPFTEEDLHELYTWVDEIPISRPKRNIARDFADGCSVAEILKFFFPKLVELHNYVPAMSHAKKLDNWNTLNTKVLRKLYFEVPPEEVEDIIAAVPGAIERFLRALRLKVAQIKTRRDEMIMMGEIPGCERMQCANPSQVQLHPRGDHARDDGGSTAATYRGSKRPSSAAPPPRSVSSQRSASADLQAASRQAQPQRQPAALAVNEEASLAHVVREKDYTIQELRETVVILSEKIVKLEELVRVKDEKLSQYRQKFGRMPA, encoded by the coding sequence ATGGCGTCCATCCCCTTCACTGAGGAAGACCTCCATGAGCTCTACACGTGGGTGGATGAGATCCCAATCTCACGGCCGAAGCGTAACATCGCTCGTGACTTCGCCGATGGCTGCTCCGTGGCAGAGATACTTAAGTTCTTCTTCCCGAAGTTAGTTGAGCTACACAACTATGTCCCGGCAATGTCGCACGCGAAGAAGCTGGACAACTGGAACACGCTCAATAccaaggtgctgcgcaagctgTACTTCGAGGTTCCcccagaggaggtggaagacATCATAGCAGCCGTGCCCGGCGCCATCGAGCGCTTCCTGCGGGCCCTACGGTTGAAGGTCGCACAGATCAAAACGAGGCGGGACGAGATGATAATGATGGGGGAGATTCCGGGGTGTGAGAGGATGCAATGTGCGAACCCATCAcaggtgcagctgcatccTCGAGGTGATCATGCGAGAGATGATGGAGGCTCTACCGCTGCGACTTACCGCGGAAGCAAGCGGCCCTcgtctgcggcgccgcctccccGATCTGTATCGTCTCAGAGGTCTGCCTCAGCAGACCTGCAGGCAGCCTCACGGCAAGCACAGCCACAACGACAGCCAGCGGCGTTGGCTGTGAATGAAGAAGCGAGCTTGGCACATGTTGTGCGTGAGAAGGACTATACAATTCAAGAACTGCGCGAGACGGTCGTCATTCTCTCAGAGAAAATTGTGAAGTTAGAGGAGCTGGTTCGTGTGAAGGATGAGAAGCTTAGTCAATACCGCCAGAAATTTGGCCGCATGCCAGCATAG
- a CDS encoding hypothetical protein (TriTrypDB/GeneDB-style sysID: LpmP.20.1170): MRAVPPQQPKPSSRPVSARSPSSASADAWKASMGDELLHGKPLQQDSPDVAAAVPREDLNSTLEEAEGDIDVDYADEGSAQSREVSGSNDGATHPQHRFPVMMPESSLATIAVPPIPTMSPITGPTSPMSLSSSIATDTPRSILRQSGSASGRTPQSSSRRISFVGVSPPRLDEPHDRRHGKEENEDDSDDYESAEPSLRYDIVTLTTPVNGTPPRHARSARSLDSSSPNSDYHSQECNEDPSRRASSPVPAPQQQWASSSLSPERPRLSSRSRTHSPPRGSGGGYTSRTGLPLSTPVAVPSAPPSPEEEGDEITLDVAPQHRVPALQHLTQGPDRRIDQRRARSPSMETIGHDDDVLTQPHNRSETEGVADVAAVVRRPPPRQRWPSDAYQDDPPTEVSIQQRGRKSRRERLDPEDDMDSSSSSQRSNDNDSLSTDSDDSLSARYASPLKAHQEEQRGLSHLPTSSSPPVPAFSAHKTRAGSPTPRRHSANSTENSDRTSSSSRGSTLNQRRTSRVPSSATPRPPLQTQQDNTYEPNLGNSSHEHNHGRSSKAVTSAFLSTSHNRSCGMLVGEENRGQDNHANSGAPPPYRETSLFSSTGYSPSTITGHSSDRSVAGDLSGFATAAAAPEPRRMPLRTRRKHHGYTDTSATVLKNYQQQHEIIPSVLSAVTTTEKSKQTKDRQAAGVVEGDVSQVYVDPLLRERRHRHELARQESLPHEEQHSPSANARSTSSHVEQPHRRHSRLHARRRSPCSERAANHQPATYESVSLRDIMMRHDSPTTKSRRGTSFGQSTTGVILHPHSEVRQLHLQRSSHDNDGAAAMEASVKSSSLLSSGGVPADELLWDTSTLASHARSSPPPSVSSRFSSERVLNTPGGRKVLRKKLVVVVRRKKTGAVPSENDPVMQMSLLPFKEGAAALLESNSLLQGSPQQQRRARSASLPAAAATPVLEKLIDHMGQSRCTSVSSRFPSRVSQRQCWSSSEAAHKCDGGDYHAGEDEISEADRRMFRQALSELSFRSASRRSSVAPSTTTTALRSHSSHTRSPHSQHSVPHDRERPRHRSHRSHSAAMNDTVTRVRTTSPSHERSSRGDSCHSNEKSAHRCNGGYPHNSRRRHKHESRRHSSVEHRRRPLSSATIPGARYCATQNEEFYSAAHMAKDGAALVSSPLVERIGITPMSMQVLPRLVLRSEIGVSPQRQYNHDLHSNIDAFGHTNGAWSASDDEGEHTVGRVFDAKSDGLRSRPLLLQFSSGTQTDEAAGATLAFGSARSGMPLLVAAPVQRLPAVGPKGNTRNSAHSIARKIASIEDIASTVKECEATSSPISDASASESPASFVKRAVSPTAAAKPFTSSTSHIHSSYSGEAGGGATKVFRDNVGVSKTSTDVPLSVAPVHMTATHSQSVTQHPDTAASAAMGTTASVPLFMPPLMVDDLSQLSHEWQSTLRERTSKAKQDAIEKFLIASAEAGAASTEATVAAAASLPPLCLAGPFVLGENSNMYASGCAGPRVPAVGAEASFERQGCNMPAQAHQGLALQEFYGGSAASAAIPSVSLSAYAIPPQSGPRSFLEIERDVQQRSGSPQSAVQQATGQQQQEERSPSLFTPSKAKYMQETLVARELASGGKAAPVKCRGSGEESSTAATKHSGGKDRGALSECLRANSDGPRPTKPFDLEAPSTVEANDTVDVVDIVQPPLPTDLLSAPSTLAETEEQTRRGNRMCSSSISSRQRSRSVVEKAAPAEGAIAAATNGVGVHSALPLPSFFSVVEPATEAHTSHSVKKAAKHRSGNRHRRNERRKHSSHHGTSASSRRSPSPSSSEASKLHSTKRSKKSKEKKSRYDGDDKHKKRKHGHERHGRCSRSCTRSRSSRTGDATLFEMSDDSEVDSNLTTSMEFQLSRLLLLREAASVKVPTPTAASGASRRSKHDKEKENRKAAAAKKGEHHHHRNRSAKAKKRKMSSKRGEKRRRTSSAGSTVCRISSGAEKRKKTGKEKVRHRSASPPNPWPLPPPPPRQHSNALYGVEATADDAAAGGAVDAKIRSAALRSDWALRYRSLCDDHATLGSPRSILEDHTQSRSCYQSTRPSFRGGSLYTGDQEEGVETDRARHHTETRAGEDTEMLYGHYRRYSHDISPLRGQRPYAASAASRWANGARRAYRPALRADTTVEESSSQHRSHSDPSRPSMRWDDYVLGAERGAAGGPLSPFYTHTGRPQSLAQRRHSRSIDTITGGACSKGGGEGYSRASAQPTSSTCSATYTSRRRQTGEFDHIDDLPIRQYFNKEAVRKNDVKEDNPLVSTPTQDGAEEWRPDNARDFSYLRPRERAGKRTPPLPPPPSPPLASTSPPAVQTDSIFAAIPRSGALPILTEYTVTDAQTAEDFVQGVKEIISALQLYRKSV, from the coding sequence ATGAGAGCGgtaccaccacagcagccaaAGCCCTCGTCGAGACCCGTTTCAGCGCGTTCACCTAGTAGCGCCTCTGCGGATGCGTGGAAGGCGAGCATGGGAGACGAACTACTGCACGggaagccgctgcagcaggattCGCCGGACGTCGCCGCAGCCGTTCCGCGGGAAGACCTGAACAGTACcttggaggaggcggaaggcGACATTGATGTGGACTACGCAGACGAAGGGAGCGCACAGTCACGTGAGGTCAGTGGTAGCAACGATGGCGCAACACACCCTCAACACCGCTTTCCAGTCATGATGCCAGAAAGTAGTTTAGCCACGATCGCTGTGCCGCCGATCCCAACGATGAGCCCCATCACCGGGCCAACCAGCCCAATGAGTCTCTCCAGTTCTATTGCCACCGACACCCCACGGTCTATCTTGAGACAATCGGGCTCCGCAAGCGGCAGGACGCCACAGTCGAGCAGCCGCCGAATTAGCTTTGTAGGGGTCTCGCCTCCCCGACTGGATGAACCCCACGACCGTCGACatggcaaagaagaaaacgaggacgacagcgacgattACGAGTCCGCAGAGCCGTCGCTGCGCTACGACATCGTGACGCTGACAACGCCTGTCAATGggacgccgccacggcaCGCGCGAAGCGCGCGCAGCCTCGACTCTTCCTCGCCTAACAGTGACTATCACAGCCAGGAATGTAACGAGGATCCTAGCCGCAGGGCGTCGAGCCCTGTGccagcgccacagcaacagtGGGCCTCGTCCTCACTTTCACCGGAGCGTCCGCGTCTATCTAGTCGCTCCCGGACCCACTCCCCGCCacgcggcagcgggggcggATACACAAGCCGGACTGGGCTGCCATTATCGACGCCGGTGGCAGTCCCCTCCGCGCCCCCCTCACccgaagaagaaggagacGAGATTACGCTTGatgtggcgccgcagcaccgcgttCCTGCCTTGCAGCATCTCACGCAAGGTCCCGATCGACGTATCGATCAGCGCCGCGCGAGAAGTCCTTCGATGGAGACTATCGggcacgacgacgacgtacTGACCCAGCCGCACAATCGAAGCGAAACCGAGGGTGTCGCTGACGTCGCCGCGGTTGTGCGCCGCCCGCctccacggcagcgctggccgTCAGACGCGTACCAAGATGACCCCCCAACAGAGGTGAGCATCCAGCAGCGGGGGCGAAAATCCCGACGTGAAAGACTTGACCCAGAGGATGACatggacagcagcagcagcagccaacgGAGCAATGACAACGACTCGCTCAGCACTGACAGCGACGACTCCTTGTCAGCACGCTACGCCTCACCCCTGAAGGCACAtcaagaggagcagcgaggGCTGAGCCACCTGCCGACCTCATCATCACCACCCGTGCCCGCCTTTTCTGCTCATAAAACGCGGGCCGGCAGCCCCACGCCCCGTCGACACAGTGCAAACTCAACCGAGAATAGTGATCGTACCAGCAGTAGTAGTAGAGGCAGCACCTTGAACCAAAGGAGAACAAGTCGAGTGCCATCATCGGCGACGCCGCGACCGCCACTGCAGACTCAGCAAGACAACACATACGAACCAAATctcggcaacagcagccacgaGCACAATCATGGACGCTCTTCAAAAGCGGTGACGAGCGCATTCCTATCGACCTCACACAACCGCAGTTGCGGCATGCTGGTGGGTGAAGAAAATCGAGGGCAGGACAACCATGCCAATTCAGGAGCTCCACCTCCATACAGAGAAACGAGCTTGTTTTCCTCCACTGGATATTCCCCCTCCACTATTACAGGCCACAGCTCCGACCGGAGTGTGGCAGGTGACCTGTCCGGCTTCGcgaccgcggcggccgcgccgGAGCCGAGACGGATGCCGTTGCGGACGCGTAGAAAGCACCACGGCTACACCGATACATCTGCTACAGTGCTAAAAAactaccagcagcagcatgagaTAATACCGTCGGTTCTATCAGCTGTGACCACGACGGAGAAATCGAAACAAACCAAGGATAGGCAAGCCGCAGGAGTGGTGGAGGGAGATGTGTCACAGGTATATGTAGATCCGCTCTTACGCGAGCGTCGTCACCGTCATGAGCTCGCGCGACAAGAGTCTCTGCCACATGAAGAACAGCACTCACCAAGTGCCAACGCGAGGAGCACCAGCTCCCACGTAGAGCAGCCGCATCGGCGGCACTCGAGGCTCCACGCGCGTCGCAGGAGCCCGTGCTCGGAAAGAGCGGCGAACCACCAACCAGCAACCTACGAGTCGGTGAGCTTGCGCGATATAATGATGCGCCACGATTCGCCCACTACCAAATCACGACGTGGCACTTCATTCGGTCAGTCCACTACCGGTGTTATACTACATCCGCATTCTgaggtgcggcagcttcacctccagcgcagcagccatgACAAcgatggtgccgctgccatgGAAGCGTCAGTCAAGTCCTCTTCACTCCTCTCTAGTGGTGGGGTGCCGGCCGACGAGCTTCTCTGGGACACTTCTACGCTGGCCTCCCACGCTAGAAGCAGTCCTCCGCCCTCTGTCTCCTCAAGGTTCTCCTCAGAGCGGGTGCTCAACACCCCAGGCGGAAGGAAAGTGCTTCGCAAGAAgctcgttgtcgtcgtgcgCCGCAAGAAGACTGGCGCGGTACCTTCTGAGAACGATCCGGTGATGCagatgtcgctgctgcccttcaaggagggagctgcagcgtTACTTGAATCAAACTCCCTGTTGCAAGGgtctccgcagcagcagcgacgcgcgcgcagcgccagtttaccagccgcggcagctACTCCGGTTCTGGAGAAACTGATCGACCACATGGGACAAAGTAGGTGTACCTCCGTGTCCTCTCGTTTTCCTAGCCGTGTATCTCAACGTCAATGCTGGAGCTCGAGCGAAGCTGCGCACAagtgcgacggtggcgactACCATGCCGGTGAGGACGAGATCAGCGAGGCAGATCGTAGAATGTTCCGGCAGGCACTGTCGGAACTGTCCTTTCGAAGTGCGAGTCGCCGATCCTCTGTCGCGCCATCGACCACGACAACAGCGTTGCGGTCGCACAGTAGTCACACACGCTCACCGCATTCACAACACAGCGTGCCACACGATCGTGAGCGGCCACGACACCGCAGCCACCGGTCTCACTCAGCTGCGATGAACGACACGGTAACGAGGGTGCGCACGACGTCGCCATCCCACGAACGATCTTCTCGAGGCGACTCATGCCACTCAAATGAGAAGTCGGCGCACAGGTGCAACGGTGGGTATCCTCACAATTCACGACGGAGGCACAAGCACGAGAGCAGAAGGCACAGCTCTGTTGAGCACCGGCGACGCCCTCTTTCGTCTGCAACCATCCCCGGCGCTCGGTATTGCGCGACCCAGAACGAAGAGTTCTACAGCGCCGCGCACATGGCAAAGGATGGAGCGGCGCTTGTTTCATCGCCTTTGGTGGAGCGCATAGGCATCACACCGATGTCGATGCAGGTTCTTCCGCGTCTGGTGCTGCGATCGGAGATTGGTGTGTCTCCGCAACGGCAGTATAACCACGACTTACACAGTAATATTGACGCATTCGGGCACACCAACGGTGCGTGGTCCGCCTCCGACGATGAGGGTGAGCATACTGTAGGCCGAGTCTTCGATGCCAAGAGTGATGGACTTCGTTCGCGTCCACTCTTGCTGCAGTTCAGCAGTGGCACGCAAACCGATGAGGCTGCCGGAGCCACCCTAGCTTTTGGTAGTGCTCGCAGTGGGATGCCACtgttggtggcggcgccagtGCAGCGGCTTCCCGCAGTTGGGCCGAAAGGAAACACGCGCAACTCGGCGCACAGCATAGCTAGGAAGATCGCCTCCATAGAAGATATAGCGTCAACAGTTAAAGAGTGCGAAGCGACCTCGTCGCCTATCAGCGACGCTTCCGCTTCCGAGTCCCCAGCGTCGTTTGTAAAGCGGGCGGTGtcgccgacagcggcagcaaagcCCTTCACCAGCTCCACTTCGCATATTCATAGCAGCTACAGTGGtgaggcaggaggaggagcaacgAAGGTCTTTAGAGACAATGTAGGGGTGTCAAAGACATCAACGGATGTCCCGCTCTCGGTGGCCCCAGTGCATATGACCGCGACCCACTCTCAGTCGGTCACCCAGCACCCTGACACCGCCGCATCTGCCGCGATGGGTACCACCGCAAGCGTGCCGCTTTTTATGCCCCCTCTCATGGTCGATGACCTGTCGCAGTTGTCTCATGAGTGGCAGTCCACACTGCGCGAGCGCACAAGCAAGGCGAAGCAGGATGCGATAGAGAAGTTCCTGATCGCGTCGGCTGAGGCTGGAGCGGCATCGACGGAGGCtacagtcgctgctgctgcatcgttACCACCACTGTGCCTCGCTGGCCCCTTCGTCCTGGGAGAGAACTCTAACATGTACGCCAGTGGATGTGCAGGGCCAAGAGTTCCTGCTGTGGGTGCTGAAGCAAGCTTCGAGAGACAGGGTTGCAACATGCCAGCACAGGCACATCAGGGTCTCGCACTACAGGAGTTTTATGGGGGTTCTGCCGCCTCAGCTGCCATTCCCAGTGTGTCGCTCTCCGCGTACGCGATCCCACCGCAATCTGGACCGCGGTCTTTTTTGGAAATTGAGCGCGATGTGCAGCAACGCAGTGGCAGTCCACAatcggcggtgcagcaggcaactggtcagcagcagcaggaagagaggtctccctcgctctttaCACCATCGAAAGCGAAGTACATGCAAGAGACTTTGGTAGCGAGAGAACTGGCTTCGGGAGGCAAGGCGGCTCCTGTCAAGTGCAGAGGTagcggagaggagagctCTACGGCGGCTACCAAGCACAGTGGCGGTAAGGATCGCGGCGCTTTGTCGGAGTGTCTTCGCGCCAACAGCGATGGTCCCCGACCCACAAAGCCTTTTGATCTGGAAGCTCCGTCTACGGTGGAAGCCAACGACACCGTTGATGTAGTGGACATTGTTCAACCGCCTCTACCGACGGATCTTCTCTCCGCGCCTTCCACGCTTGCCGAAACCGAGGAGCAGACCCGACGAGGAAACAGGATGTGCAgtagcagcatcagcagcagacagcgctctcgctctgtaGTAGAgaaagcagcgccagcagaggGAGCTATCGCCGCCGCTACCAACGGTGTGGGTGTCCAcagtgcgctgccgctgccgtctttcttctccgtcGTTGAGCCTGCtacagaggcgcacacgtcGCACTCAGTAAAGAAGGCAGCGAAGCATCGCAGCGGTAATCGCCATCGACGAAACGAGCGCCGCAAACACTCCAGCCACCACGGCACCAGCGCTTCAAGCCGTCGCTCTCCATCACCATCCTCCTCGGAGGCATCGAAATTGCACAGCACCAAGCGAAGTAAAAAGTCCAAGGAGAAGAAGTCGAGGTATGACGGTGACGACAAACACAAGAAGCGTAAACACGGTCACGAGCGCCatggccgctgcagccgcagttGCACTCGCTCGCGGTCGTCTCGGACTGGTGACGCCACCCTTTTTGAGATGAGTGATGACAGCGAAGTGGACAGCAATCTCACAACATCCATGGAGTTCCAGTTATcacggctgctgttgctgcgtgAGGCGGCGAGCGTCAAAGTCCCGACTCCCACTGCGGCTAGTGGCGCGTCACGGAGAAGCAAGCATGAtaaggaaaaggaaaatagaaaggcggctgcagcgaagaagggcgagcaccaccatcaccgcaaCCGAAGcgcgaaggcgaagaagagaaagatgtCATCAAAGCGTGGGGAAAAGCGGCGCAGGACTTCGTCCGCAGGCTCTACGGTGTGCCggatcagcagcggcgcggaaaagaggaaaaagacgGGGAAGGAAAAAGTGCGGCACCGCTCAGCCTCGCCTCCGAACCCGTGGcccctgccgccaccgcccccgcGTCAGCATTCAAACGCCTTGTACGGCGTGGAGGCCACGGCagatgacgccgccgccggtggtgcTGTCGACGCGAAGATCAGGTCGGCCGCACTACGTTCCGATTGGGCCCTCCGCTACCGCAGTCTCTGCGACGACCACGCCACCCTCGGGTCGCCACGCTCCATTCTCGAAGATCACACCCAGTCGCGCTCTTGTTACCAATCGACGCGCCCCTCCTTCAGGGGTGGCAGCCTCTACACTGGTGATCAAGAAGAGGGTGTCGAGACGGATCGTGCACGTCATCACACAGAAACGCGTGCCGGGGAAGACACAGAAATGCTGTACGGACACTATCGTCGGTACTCACACGACATATCACCACTGCGCGGACAACGCCCCTACGCGGCATCTGCAGCCTCGAGATGGGCAAACGGCGCTCGGCGAGCTTACAGACCCGCGTTACGCGCTGATACCACTGTCGAAGAGTCCTCCTCACAGCATCGCAGCCACAGCGACCCGAGTCGGCCGTCGATGAGGTGGGATGACTACGTTCTGGGCGCagagcgcggcgccgcgggcGGTCCGTTGTCACCTTTCTATACACACACGGGTCGCCCTCAGTCCCTCGCCCAGCGCCGACACAGTAGGAGCATAGACACCATTACAGGAGGGGCATGCAGTAAGGGGGGTGGTGAAGGATACTCGCGTGCTTCGGCACAGCCAACCTCGTCTACATGCTCGGCCACCTACACAAGCCGACGGCGACAGACGGGTGAGTTTGACCATATCGACGACCTGCCGATACGGCAGTACTTTAACAAGGAAGCCGTGAGAAAGAACGATGTCAAGGAGGACAACCCCCTCGTATCCACGCCAACGCAGGATGGTGCCGAGGAGTGGAGGCCTGACAACGCCAGAGACTTCAGCTATCTTCGTCCGCGTGAACGAGCAGGCAAACGgacgccgccactgccaccgccaccctcacCGCCCCTAGCCTCCACATCACCGCCAGCGGTGCAGACAGACAGTATATTTGCTGCCATCCCGCGTTCAGGTGCGCTACCCATCCTGACAGAGTACACCGTGACAGACGCACAGACTGCTGAGGATTTTGTGCAGGGGGTGAAGGAAATCATCAGCGCACTGCAGCTGTACAGAAAATCGGTGTGA